The nucleotide sequence CAATGGATTCTCACGGCGCGCACCACGATAGCCATACCGGCAAAGGTGGCGGATATGTCCGGTTCTTCGCCATGATCGGCACTTCGACAGTCGTGATGTATGGGCTGATGTATCTCAATACTTACGCGCTAGACCACGTCTTCTTCTCGCAAACGCGAATGTGGATGGCGCTCTACATGGGCGGGATGATGGCGATCATCATGCTCGCCTTCATGCTGGGCATGTATTCCAACGGGAAAACCAACATCGCGATCTTCGTCGGTGCAGCCCTTGCTTTTGCCGCCGGAGTTTACCTTGTCCGGTCCCAAGACACAGTAGGCGATATCACTTGGATGAAAGCGATGATCCCGCACCATTCCATTGCGATTCTGACCAGTGAACGGGCGAATATTTCCGATCCGCGCGTACGTGAACTGGCTGATGCGATCATCGAAGCGCAGCGCGGCGAAATCGCGGAAATGCAGCGATACATCGCGGACATCGAAGCCAACGGGGATGCGGCCCCCGGCACACCCCGAAACAAACCCTGATACAAAGGAGCGCATCATGCCCAAAGACACTCGCGACGTAGCCGATGTGACGACCGATCCCGCCACCGCCGCCATCGGAAAAACCGCCGTTCTCTA is from Sulfitobacter geojensis and encodes:
- a CDS encoding DUF305 domain-containing protein, with the protein product MDSHGAHHDSHTGKGGGYVRFFAMIGTSTVVMYGLMYLNTYALDHVFFSQTRMWMALYMGGMMAIIMLAFMLGMYSNGKTNIAIFVGAALAFAAGVYLVRSQDTVGDITWMKAMIPHHSIAILTSERANISDPRVRELADAIIEAQRGEIAEMQRYIADIEANGDAAPGTPRNKP